The Ziziphus jujuba cultivar Dongzao chromosome 3, ASM3175591v1 region gttcgccagtaatccatagtcttctcctcattgGTAAcatctaacctccagtgcacaacatactacatgcaatgaagaaaggaaaaaaaagtaaatttggaaactaactatggtaatgtaacttgaatgtagtcgtaccatgtagtctaaacaaaatttgccttacattgctattggaggagaaccaattatggacagcaaaatggttcggttgccttggagtatgccatccaaggatcctcggacaacgggtttccaaccggtcggcaaattggttaccaaaatcagggattgcttcaaacccccacacctacaaaatacaaattataggtcattgaatataaattttaagtaaacgctacatgtattaaatatattaccatacctgaaacaccaatggaaaaccttttaggtcataatactgtgatatattctttactgcacgtcctcgtcctcgttgctggaatgcattgtggaatgagttgatcgtctccttgtagctcagaatgccccaagggtaggaattaaatacgtcgagatcagcaaccaaatcaatgaattttttttttatttgaaccttcggatccattccgagtacaccatgaactaagaaatatagtaacgcaattctaacagcatcccaatcatccacaaaaagtgtatccttgaatagtcgttccagttcgggcggtttcaagtcactcctgtcatctagcaacctcgtgcgctgctcatttcctttggaaatttgcatatcatacatcaaagggtacctacaaaactttaacccactaatgagtgtgaattcccacttcgtaaaccgcactgcagatccaccgaagttaaactccagtacttctggattgttggacacaacttgtctgcaaagcaggtgatgcactaactgatcttcatgtcaagtaagtgtccaaaacatgtttgtctatacttttcaagctgctcacttgtgaggacacttgtaattactttgttcgcctCTATTGGATTCCcaaatgaatgtgccctaactttatttatatcggcatcctgcaacatccgttcctttggagcatcgatgggctgcaatatgaattacataaatggaactgacatcaacgatttaatcataccctatttttccaccctaacttgataataataatttccaactaaatcttaagacatatgggttcacatttttgcacaagtggtaattaccgatgaaaccattggtaatcaacctacaatgaactaaaaaaaagcccgatggcctatcggcaattaccgatggccatcgggtgaagtttttcttcagttttcacattcatgaataaatattgtcacatgtcttatcatttaccgcacaaaacaacataaatgaatataaaacttaccatatcagatgggggagaggaaagtggaacgtgccctcgaagtttggtgctttccgtcccagatttggatttctgcctagtagtacgttgacccttagagtcgggtgctgctgtgctaccaccgcgtctcttactttccaccttcttaactcccttcttcggttgatgtcacaagttcctctttggtgccattataaagtacaacctacaaatgtacattgacaacattaataaacttttatctacctttaacaacattgtcaactatgtatacatacatgtataaatatccgcaatcctcaatttcatacactctcttcctaaggatattgtgcatgccataacatttactgaacatttaatgtatagcagtgtgcatgccatctaaatctttctatcttcttcttctttaattttttatttttttctgttttggggataaagtgtttgcgtgtttgcttctagctaaccatgtacctaaaattttatgcatcgatcttctctctctctttctctctctctctctctctctatatatatatatatatatacctttagaaagtactaactctggaattctcaacttcaattctaattaatcataaagtatttttctcttatctccatgttctgatttttagtaataaattaccctagcaaaaaggaagaagaaaaaacttaaaagaaaaaagaaggtctgaaaagcaactaagatttctaatgcagctatagtctaaagtgaggttttaatagagcaacccacaattgtggccaattatgatgctacatgcagaagcagataaagtgaaatattgaaatgactggagaggaagtagtcaattcacccaaaatagaaaaacaagaaagtgaagtatagaaGTGGAAGACTAGATAGAAGCAACGCAAcagacagattgttataagccaatcaaaagcagtccttagactgtatatatacatatcatattcatgttatatttaattatttcttaccatacaatatatgtctaaaaaatgtgcacagaaagttgcagactataatctgaacatataggttaagctggactgcaacatgtccaccacttctatatgagtatgtcaactaatgtagctacatctcttccccatactacttgtgtttaacctgatttggttgtaaaagctcagacctaccgacacctatatatgctatacaaatcattcacttcatatttattttatctgtatacaaatccaaaaagaaatataattagtttcctaagggtcaagtacgtttttaaaaaaaatttcatcttttcaacccacaaaagcagttttctagacagagtttgagtatcatgcactagtgagataacacctttagcttaaggatttaaactttgatcagggtaaaaatccttatatccctaagttgtaacaaatacatatatatacatatgttatgtttttttattacaaactaacattattacaaactaacattattctttatcaaattcattgatttccctgccttcatcctttatttattttccatgctcagggatgtctgtcgatggaacccaaaaaaaaacatttttttataaaaatttaaaaaacgacgtgtcgtctgggtgtcgttcatcccagacgacatgttgttcaatccatcttcaacccttgtccgggtcgacccgaacccgcctaaaccagTCCCGACCCGATTTTTGACccggttatttcttccacctccgaccaccgttcaaggccaaaccggtcccatttttttcctctcttcatttcctactaatgcccaatatcaatctatcctaaaatctaggttataatcacttccatacgaaaacctaaatcttcaaaaatttcacattttaaacCGGTTCTCAAACACTAAACAGAAACcacaagtttcaatgtctcattgtactaaatttgtaagtgTTTAACGGTAaggtaaggcaacaaataaacacaaaaaatataaataaaaacccacacTCCACGGCAACGAAAGAAATAAACACAAAGCCAAATCCACACAAAGCAACCCACATCGgtcccacggcaacaaataaacaaaaagattcaaccaattacctcggacagtgctgagatgagatcctAATGTTTGGCTAAACCACGACAgctttggtttggttttttgtatttgtgtgttcgtgtaaagccgtttggttttttgtatttttgtatttgtatgaaagtgtaaagacgtttagaaaggaaaagttgatttttgtttggtttcaaAAATAAGAGGATATataagtaattgttttttgtttgaaggttataagggatattgaggggtagaacaaaaaagatatgaagtgagggggcaaaattcattaacctcggtcctatgagggtattgggccaaattcccccttaatttttctttaggCCCAAGGGAAATAAACTTGGGCCCCTGATTGTTCCTTTGTACTTATTACTTTAATGTTACACTTTAATAGGATCTCATCTTCGCCATGGTTTggctaattgattttaatctgCAGTCAATAATCAATGTTTTACACCATGGCCCTCGTACTTTAAATGGGCTTCTCACATTCACATGCTTTAATCTTTTCAAATGTTGTATTATAGGAAAGACTTgacagtattattattattttttttttttttttggtgttttgggGGGGTTTTCAGTAAATAGTTTGACCATTATTAGTATATAGTTATGTATATTATTTTGCAAGTCAAGTAAAGATATATAAGAAGGATGAGAATGAATTCCGATTTCCAAAAGCATCTTAATTGATTAAGAGAAAGCATATCCATTTCAAGAATAAGAACCAATGGTGACTGTTGACTCGTCGCCGGCCATGAGGATGGTAGAGTGGTGGAAAAGGTTTTAGCTCTTTGCTTGTTAAGCGTGTGGCTCTGATACCGTTTAAGAAAATGTGGTGCAAACTTAGACAATTCTCATAAATGTTGTAATTAACATTTATACAGATAAAATCTGTcctgtaattaattaatagctaCTTAAATAAGAAATTACAGTATATTAATATGTACGAATTTACATATTGACAGATTCATTCCTAATAGTAACATTAAATCAAGGAACAGAAATGACTTTCATGTTTTCATTAGTCATGTTTCATCAGTAGGAGCAGGTTTTAGACATTTCCATGATACATAACTTCCAACACCAATTATAGCAAATGTTGCGGCCACCACCAAAACATTCAAAGCCATTTTTCTGCTCAACTTTAGACTCGAGATTGCATTTCTCAAGCCAGAAGATAAAGCATTTTCTTTGGCTTGAATATTCTCCTCAGTGGCTGCAGATGCAGGATCAACAGCAGCTTGTTTTGAGGACATTGAAGTTATTTTAGGTATAGTTATCAGAAGAACACCGCGGGACAACTTGGCACGAATTTTATTAGAATCACTGTCTTTAGCGATATTAATCTCTTTTTTGAATCTGCTGCATTTAGTTTCATCAATAGGTTTTTCTCCAGTAATTGTCAGGATGCCACTGTTGTTGAATTGAACCCTCAGTTGTTCTTTTTTGAATCCTTTaccacaacatatatatatatatatatatatatataaataaatgaattagtCTTCGAATATTATTTGCAAAAGAAGATAATATTGAACCCAGAAAGAGAATAACTATATGAGGAAGCAAAATGGTTAACTAgattaaataaattcataaaaacagGACTATTTACCTTCAAGATGAACCTCAAGAATGTCACGTTCGTTGTCTCTTTTCCACTGGCAAAATGGCTCAAAATCTTCATAAGAGCGCTTGAGATCAGGTTGAATCTTGTTTGCCATTGGAGAggctttttgttaatttttcttcttgtagGTTTTGAAACAGGTGTGAAGTTTTTGTTGACTGGAATAAAAGCTTCTCCTTTCTCTCTTATAtattacacatatatgtatctatatatacatatatatgtatatatatatatgcatccaaAAGAGAAATCAATGGACTGAAAGTTGGCCTTAAGGGTTTCTTCTAGGTTTCCTCCTTAAGGAggaatctttctttttattatttggttcATATGCTAAAGTTTCCTTTCTTTGTGTATTCAGGTAACATTTCTTTATGCTCAAGAAAACTACTTTTAGCATATTAACCAAGTAAATTAAAgaatgatttttgttttctttcaagGCCATtaggatattttttttttttggtatttaagcagaccattaagaattaatgagaGTTTTCCTCTTTTATACTCTGACTTCAATGCAGTAACTTACagagacagaaaaaaaaaaaaaaaaaaaaaaaaaacttaatggaCTGTAAAAGTTCTTTGAACACAGTTGGTAATGATCAAGTCACATATTTCTTCATACTTGAGACGAAACTCttttatatgtacatacatatatatatatatatatatatgtatattaaataaaaGAGAGATATGGTTTTAGTATTTCAGTAGCTGCTATATATTGTATTATACTTTCTTATGCTGATTAAAAACGGAAATTTACATTAAATAAACAATTCAAAAGTTGAGTTGAACTTGGCTTTGGTAGTATATAAATTAACTACATAGACATAGTTCATTTTGTGGCCAATGCAACAAGAAAGTCTCTGTAATCCCCAGAAGGAATGCTCTCACATATTGCATCCCTAAGTTCAATCCCATACTTGTTCTTGTATATCGTTCGAATTTCGTCCATTTCTACCTCTGCCCGGCTAACCAATAAACGTGCTAAGCCACCCTTATCTTCTGTCCTTCCCTTAATGCTTTCATACAATGTCTGCTAAATGATATTGCCAAAATGTCAGCCTTCAATTTGCCACATTTTTCCCAATGTACTTGCGAGAATTAAGAAAATGGATTATAATGTTAATTAACCTACTTTTCTGTttgtgcaaaaaaaaaaaaaaaaatcatgaatgtTAATTGCTCCTCTTTGTACTCCTAAATTTATAAATGGGTTTCTACTGATACTTTCTTGAACCACAGCAGCTAAAAAGGCagcctaaaaaatatataattgaaaaaagaaaagtatgatCACCTTTGCATGATAGTAAGGTGGGTTGTGGATGCATTTTACCACCATTTTCAAAGCATTTTCGAATTCACCGGAGTGTTCCCTTTTGAGTGACTGCAAAATGAAGAACAAACCAGTAAGCTAGATATGCTTCAAAGTTTATCTATACATCTACTAGTAGAGATCTAGGAAGTTATATATATGAGAATGCATGACTATTTTAGAAGAATGATACATAGCTACCTTTATATAATCATGCCCATAGATGTGCTTATAGCTAGAAAATGTGAGCTTCATCTGTTGAATGCTTCTCTTACTCAAAATTTCTAATACCACAGCTTCTTCGATGGCCCCTGGACTTCCTTCCCCTGTTTCGAAAAGCCTTTTAGCATCACAATTTGCTATATGCTGGCTGACATCCGCATGATGCGCCTTGTGCGATGTAACCAATGCTATAAGAATCTGTTCAATACCCAAATTCACAACTTCAGGTCATGATGACATTTATAAGATCAGTGAACTAGCTACATGAAgttctaagtttttttttttttttttttttttttgtttgagcaAATTCTTCTGAATTTGTTGTCACCCTTCAACAAGTTTATACCTTTTGGTATGAATTCGGAGGCTCAATATTGGCAATATCTTGGTCCAACTGCCTTCTATATCGTGTATGATATGCTTGTTTTGTAAGGAAGATTTGGCTCGATTTTCGCCCCACGAAAATCTCTACAAGAGCCTTACAATAGTTGGTATGATGACTTTGTTCAAGTGCCTCCCTAGCCACAACTGCATCGCGCTCATGTGGTTCAAGCATGAATAAGGACAAGGCTGCACATAGTTTTGGAGAAATCCCAGCAGCTGCAGTATCATTTGTGTTGTTACTCATCATTTCAGCCTCTTGAAACCTGTTCACCAAGTCCTCCCCATAAATTGCCTTGTAAGTCTCTCTAATCTGCTGCCTTTCTAGCTGGGTTCTGCTAGCCAAAGATTGAATCAGCTGGTTTATCCTTCCCCAAGAATCATGAATCTCCTTGCACTCATTCTCAAATCCATAACTTGCCATGGTTAGCATTTTGATTTCCAAAAGAGGAGCATAGTAAGCTACATTcgcatgtatgtatatgtatctatttatatatagcaGCAGCCATGGCCCATGAGTAGGAAGCTTGGAAAGTAAGGAAGGGATTTTGCCTTTTAAAAAGGAGGTTTAAATATGTAAGCCTCAAAGTGTAAAGGAGAAGCTTCTGTGCATTTTGAGGAGATAGTGATGTGGAACAGGTAGGAGTCCCATACAAAATGCATGTGAGTTTTGTTTTGTAGTGAaaagttgatggatttcctaGTAGACTATGACCATGAACTAAGATCTCTTTGTAGCAACTATTAGGGCACCCCATTTGGCCAAAACCCcatcctacttttttttttttgctcattATACATCTTCTTTTCAAGTTGTTCTTTTCCCATTTGTGGTTATGAATTAACTTCAGCAATACCATTCATATTACGGAAGAGAAAAGTTAGTACTAGTTAGTATTGGATGAACCTTCCTAGCTAGTACATAATTGAATTTTGGGGACTTCAAGCATAATGTATTTAAAGGTATATTAAAGTCTTCTATCCAATTCTGGATAACGAATTCTGTCTAGTTGCTGAATTCAATGCCCATATACGTCCACAATTTTCTTCTATTAGTTTGGTCCTGACATGGTACATaactaatacatatatatacggtAAACTATATAGTAATGCTAGCTGGGGCCATTGTGGACCAAACAAAAAAGCTAACCAGTTTGAGTGGTAAACTGATTTCTCttggggggaaaaaataaaaaaataaaaaaagtgagtGGTTGATTGCAGATTGCCAGCCAAGTttgcttttgttcttttttcattaatattgaaataatcAACCTCAGCAAATAACAATGCTGCCAATTACTGATCACCTAAACTAATGAGTCTTTCTTTTACCCAAAAAGAAACTAATTAGTCTTTCAGATGTtaacataaaattattattgttcatTGAAATACTGTCAGAGAAAGGTAGACTcagtatataataaattatcgcAACAAAATTACACTTATGTTATACATTAATATAACATGTTAATAATGAATgactaattatataaaaaaatttctaatattaATACGAAAAGTCATTTTTCTTGCTACTCTTTCTAACGTTAATACCAAGTCCCAACGCGCCTTTGAGAAAGCTTTAATTGGAAGCCCACACAAACAAAGTCTTATCTCCCAAACTACTGtgtcaatcatatatataattatttttattttggtaatccATGTATATACTTATTAGGTTGATGATGAACTTACTACTACAATGgagataataattataattatctttgtatatataattCGGATTTATTTCACTATGATCTTTGCttaattctttttcctttatttcggggaaaaaaaattcactcaattaattataatatcttctgcctttttttttttttttttttttttggttgatttccGGGCACGGTAGGGTAAGCACAATTATCGGTAGGactccaaaaaacaaaattttcttatacaaagtaattcaatttttttatttgcatattcCATAAATACTTATCcaaactaaattaaattatgACCAAAATGTcttctatttttataaaaattcatttaagtGGTTgtaaaaaaacttttaacaCTTTGATATCCTTTATTATCAAATCTATTAAATGTCAACAGGATCTATTAAATGTTAACCGTTAAAAATACGTCACGTGCTACTCATGTGattaataaattggttttttctattttttccttattttttgaattatttaaaaacaaatataatatgtCCACACTTTTAATCCAAGCGGCACCGTTTGATAGCCCTtttaccttcttcttcttctttcttcatctgCTCACTTCCTCATACCCTCTCTTCTCCGATTACATCAAACCAAACTTGAATGTTCCATTTCGTCGACCATAATGGTGTTTTCTTACACTCCCATTAAAAACTTGAATGGCACACAACTAATTCACCAATACTTGCTTTACATTGCATCATAAGGTCATCTGAGTTTTATGACATCTCAAATTTACAGAAAACTCAAACCACAAAAGCccacaaaaattttcaaacaacaATTACAaccctattaaaaaaaaaaaaaaaaatttgaagaacaCACTTggcaaataaaaaaaccaaagcgTACGATTTAGAGTGAACCCTTCAATGGTGGCCTTGTACTCGAAGTCGAACCTACAAAAGTAATCAGCTCCCATACTCAAGTTTGGTTAGTTCTTAAATGAATGCACCGTACACTTCCCTTCTATTATGTGCGCCCTCTGCACATTATAGTGGTCCTCTAAAAACAGGTTTTGGTCCCCATGGAATTGTCTCCTACCTCCTATCGACTCTTCCAACCGATAAATACCACCGCTGTACCTTCCTATTGTTGCGGTGATCAACTTTGATCTTCTCAATACACGACACATACAAAGGCTTGTCGGAGTTCATGGTCGTATCCACACACAGTCACCAGCTGCGTCAACCACTAATTAAGAACCCAACTCAAtgacacccaaaaaaataaataaataaataatgttaacttacattattaatatatgctaaatgaaattaacttaatttggtaaattatttaCATCTATAAGTTTataattgaaatgaaaaatcatgaattctagttataaaataatgttaccgtaaatgataaaatttatatatacatatacacataataatttaaaattagtattgatatacatataaaattttgatttatcagAAATCTAGTGATATGGCAAGCTGATATGATATATGTTGTATCCAATCATGATTTACTGTGCTCTACTtactgtaataaaaaaatattagaatatgcataatatatatgaatatatgtgtggaataaaacacaaataaagtatgaaacataacaaaataaatacaaatacaacctGAAAATCCTTTAGCTTTGATCTGTGTATGAAGAATAAATTGATCCGAAacctgtgtggtaccacagtgtTCTTAAGACAATTTCCGTCCCACTGGTACAGATGTTTTCCCGACTGTTGtatcccaggatacaacggaatCGAAAAACTCTCGGATTTAGCATCTCCGAAGTTTTCTCTTCGAACATTTTAGTGTACTAGATCTTTTCCACTCTTCCTATGTAAAAAATGCCAGGAAAAAACAATATGCAAGAAaaacacctttttctttttttttcccaaaaaacatGAGGGAGAGTGAgaggtttttcaaaaattaattaaaatatgaaaaccctttgttttcttttttctttttcactttttccaaaACGTAAAAACCACTTAAAGCCCATTAACTCCCCACTAACCCCACTAACCCAAATCATTCAATAAAGAAAACGTTTAAAAACGTTACAATcctccacatgaatgatttgacttctAAGGACTATACAAGACTCTGGTGGTGAAGCTctgcagttggaacctgcataggataggtagatgttactctttgaatcTTCCCTTGTGAAactatatcttctttactgacCAATGatagatgcgatatctttgaaccattttgttgtttgtgtaaatgataacatagttcacacagattCCTCCCTGATACACtttagttctcactgttgtgttcattttggccttgaacacctgcctggttctgcgagagtttctaaagaattgtgcccttaacaattctcctttgaagcggccactcttctctctcacataggtgattcctatttctaatgtaatcagcataactatgcatagattactaaacacacacttttaggaatcattaaaagcgtACTTCATGCATAACCTTtatctatcactgtttcatcatatgAATGGGtagaggattaacccccacagtgattcataccagtctttacaattgcattgtcccattgaacctagatcttgggatctccaatcaactaggttgggtttccatcgtatcgaCTTTATTCATGGGCTTCAATCtcattcccctcgatgacttctcaactagttctctatttaaccctttggttagtgGATCCGCAACGTTATCCTtcgactttacatagtctattgagcTAACCCCAGTTGAGATTAGTTGCCTAATGGAATTATATCTACGACgaatatgtctagactttccattatatatcacattttgtgccctgccaattgtagattgactatcacaatgtatacttattgctggcacaggtttCGGTCACCTTGGAATGTCCTCcaaaaattggcgtagccattctgcctcctcaccacatttatctaatgcgatgaacTCAGATTCCATCGTGGATCTAGCTATTACTGTTTGTTTTGAGGATTTCCAAGTCACGGCTGCACCTGCTAATATAAATACATAGCCACTAATGGATTTAGAATCCTTGACATCTGATATCCAGttagcatcactgtatccttctaatacagctgGATATCTTGTGTAGTGCAATCCGTAatcacgagtatatcgtaagtatcttaatactctaacgattcctttccaatgatcattatttggattactcgtgtatctacttagtctacttatagcgtaggctaagtctggtcttgtacaattcattaagtatattagacttccaatcacccttgcatattctacttgagatacactctctcctttattcttagataagtgtaaactcacatctatgggtgctctggctatattagtatcatctttactaaaattagcCAGTATTCTATCTACATAATgcatttgactaagaatgattccatgcAAAGCCCTAGtgatttttattcctaaaatcacatcagcaaGCCTCATatatttcatatcaaatttggatttcaacatCGCTTTTGTAGTTCTGACCATATTGTcatcactacctactatgagtatgtcatctacatacaaacaaagaatgacatatccattctctgtatttttaacataaatacacttgtcacactcatttattttaaatccatcactaaGCATGGCacaatcaaatttttgatgccattacTTCGAAGCTTGTTTAAGCCCGTATAAGAACGTTActaatctacagactttcttttcctGTCCTGTAGCAGAAAAACCCTCGGGTTGCTCCATatagatctcttcatctaggtctccattaagaaaagttgtttttacatccatttgatgtacttctaGATCCCGTAGTGCAGCGATCgctagtaccatccttatggaatttattctcgtaactggagaataagtatcaaaataatcaaggccttccttttgcttgtatcctttaattacaagccttgcttTGTacttatctattgttccatctgctttcatcttccttttaaatatccatttgtaacctaacGGTTTACAACTTGGAAGAAGATCTACTAGTTCCCAGGTATGATTTTGCaagatggaatcaatttcactttttatggcttctttccataaatttcctTCAGGAGA contains the following coding sequences:
- the LOC107433522 gene encoding uncharacterized protein LOC107433522 gives rise to the protein MLTMASYGFENECKEIHDSWGRINQLIQSLASRTQLERQQIRETYKAIYGEDLVNRFQEAEMMSNNTNDTAAAGISPKLCAALSLFMLEPHERDAVVAREALEQSHHTNYCKALVEIFVGRKSSQIFLTKQAYHTRYRRQLDQDIANIEPPNSYQKILIALVTSHKAHHADVSQHIANCDAKRLFETGEGSPGAIEEAVVLEILSKRSIQQMKLTFSSYKHIYGHDYIKSLKREHSGEFENALKMVVKCIHNPPYYHAKQTLYESIKGRTEDKGGLARLLVSRAEVEMDEIRTIYKNKYGIELRDAICESIPSGDYRDFLVALATK
- the LOC107433524 gene encoding inactive protein RESTRICTED TEV MOVEMENT 2 — encoded protein: MANKIQPDLKRSYEDFEPFCQWKRDNERDILEVHLEGFKKEQLRVQFNNSGILTITGEKPIDETKCSRFKKEINIAKDSDSNKIRAKLSRGVLLITIPKITSMSSKQAAVDPASAATEENIQAKENALSSGLRNAISSLKLSRKMALNVLVVAATFAIIGVGSYVSWKCLKPAPTDET